Proteins from one Gossypium raimondii isolate GPD5lz chromosome 8, ASM2569854v1, whole genome shotgun sequence genomic window:
- the LOC105792720 gene encoding isopentenyl-diphosphate Delta-isomerase I yields the protein MLMLLNTPYALSLSRSLASSSFPSPPTRRLLSISSTFALPSPRFPHSSLVSSRVSPSFRTQASAATATMGDAPDVGMDAVQRRLMFEDECILVDESDNVVGHESKYNCHLWEKILTGKMLHRAFSVFLFNTKYELLLQQRSATKVTFPLVWTNTCCSHPLYRESELISENHLGVRNAAQRKLLDELGIPAEDVPVDQFVPLSRMLYKAPSDGKWGEHELDYLLFIVRDVNVHPNPDEVAEAKYVNRDQLKELLRKADAGEDGLKLSPWFRLVVDNFLFKWWDHVEKGTLKEVSDMETIHKL from the exons ATGCTTATGCTTTTAAATACTCCATACGCTCTCTCCCTTTCTCGCTCATTAGCTTCTTCCTCTTTCCCTTCTCCTCCCACGCGCCGCCTTCTTTCCATTTCTTCCACTTTTGCCCTTCCTTCCCCTCGATTCCCCCATTCCTCCCTCGTTTCCTCGAGGGTATCCCCGTCTTTTCGCACCCAAGCTTCAGCCGCCACCGCGACCATGGGTGACGCTCCCGACGTTGGTATGGACGCTGTCCAAAGACGCCTCATGTTTGAGGATGA ATGTATTTTAGTGGACGAGAGTGATAATGTTGTTGGCCATGAATCGAAGTACAACT GTCATTTGTGGGAAAAGATTCTAACTGGAAAGATGCTGCATAGAGCATTCAGTGTATTTTTGTTTAACACAAAATATGAGTTGCTCCTTCAG CAACGATCTGCAACAAAGGTAACATTCCCTCTTGTCTGGACAAACACCTGTTGCAGCCATCCTTTATATCGTGAATCTGAGCTTATTTCGGAGAATCATCTTG GGGTGAGGAATGCTGCCCAAAGGAAGCTTTTGGATGAGCTCGGTATTCCTGCTGAAGATGTTCCTGTTGATCAGTTCGTCCCACTGAGCCGCATGCTATACAAGGCACCTTCCGACGGCAAGTGGGGCGAGCATGAAC TTGATTACCTCCTATTCATTGTCCGAGATGTTAACGTTCATCCAAACCCTGATGAGGTAGCAGAGGCTAAATACGTGAACCGTGACCAACTGAAGGAGTTACTGCGTAAAGCTGATGCTGGTGAAGACGGTTTGAAACTGTCACCATGGTTCAGACTCGTCGTGGATAATTTCTTGTTCAAGTGGTGGGATCATGTCGAGAAAGGGACCCTTAAGGAAGTAAGTGACATGGAAACCATTCATAAGCTGTGA
- the LOC105792707 gene encoding pentatricopeptide repeat-containing protein At1g25360 isoform X2 codes for MKGSDFIRTVANRYASQLQLCYPQTLASFSLAKTIHSHMITFGFHPRGHLLNRLIDVYSKSSKIIYARHLFDQIPEPDIASRTSLLLAYSLSGDVKTAQKMFEETPLSIRDSVFYNAMITGYSRNEDGGLARVFNKVMQCKQLHGLVLKTGTGFFTSVLNALVSVYVNCGLMFEARKLFDEIDTKDELSWTTIVTGYVRNDELDAARELVDGMSEKLAVAWNAMISGYVHCNRYDEAVDMFRKMYFMGIKIDEFAYTSVISCCANAGLFYLGKQVHCYVLRTEAKPTLDFSLPVNNALITLYCKCDKVDWARRIFDNMPVRDIVSWNAILSGYVNAGRIDEGRLFFSKMPERNHLTWNVMISGLAQNGFGEEGLKLFNQMKSEGFQPCDYAFAGAISSCSMLGALENGRQLHAQLVRLGLDSSLSAGNALITMYARCGVVEASNLLFLTMPYLDSVSWNAMIAALGQHGHGIQALELFEQMLEAGISPDRITFLTILSACSHAGLVKESQYYFNLMDRLYGITPGEDHYARLVDVLCRAGKFLEANDVISSMPFEPGAAVWEALLAGCRTHGNVDLGIQAAERLIELIPHHDGSYVLLSNMYATAGRWNDAANARKLMRDRGVRKEPGCSWVEVENKVHVFLVDDTVHPEVQAVYSYLNKLVPEMKRLGYVPDTKFVLHDIESDQKERVLSAHSEKLAVAFALMRLPRGATVRVFKNLRICGDCHNAFKFMSKVVGREIVVRDAKRFHHFRDSQCSCGDYW; via the exons ATGAAGGGTTCCGATTTTATACGTACTGTAGCTAACCGTTACGCTTCTCAACTGCAACTATGTTACCCCCAAACTTTGGCCTCTTTTTCCTTagccaaaaccatccactctcaCATGATAACTTTTGGTTTCCACCCACGTGGCCACCTTCTCAACCGTCTCATTGATGTTTATAGTAAATCATCAAAGATTATCTATGCTCGCCACCTGTTCGATCAAATTCCTGAACCGGATATAGCTTCAAGAACATCTTTGCTTTTAGCTTATTCTTTATCAGGTGACGTTAAAACAGCGCAGAAAATGTTCGAAGAAACTCCTTTGAGCATCCGAGACAGTGTTTTCTACAACGCGATGATCACAGGCTATTCGCGCAATGAAGATG GTGGATTGGCTCGTGTTTTCAATAAAGTAATGCAATGTAAGCAATTGCATGGCTTAGTTTTGAAGACGGGTACAGGGTTTTTTACTTCGGTTTTAAATGCACTTGTTTCTGTTTATGTTAACTGTGGACTAATGTTTGAAGCTAGGAAGTTATTTGATGAGATAGATACGAAAGATGAGTTGTCATGGACAACGATTGTTACAGGGTATGTCAGGAATGATGAACTTGATGCAGCTAGAGAGTTGGTTGATGGGATGAGTGAAAAGTTGGCAGTTGCTTGGAATGCTATGATTTCAGGGTACGTACATTGCAATCGTTATGACGAAGCAGTAGATATGTTTAGGAAAATGTATTTTATGGGAattaaaattgatgaatttgCATATACCAGTGTTATTAGTTGTTGTGCTAATGCTGGATTATTTTATCTTGGGAAGCAAGTACATTGTTACGTTTTGAGGACAGAGGCTAAGCCTACCCTTGATTTTTCGTTGCCTGTGAATAATGCATTAATTACATTGTATTGTAAATGTGATAAAGTGGATTGGGCACGGCGGATTTTTGATAACATGCCTGTAAGAGACATTGTTTCGTGGAATGCAATCTTATCTGGCTATGTGAATGCCGGTCGTATTGATGAAGGCAGGTTGTTCTTCAGTAAGATGCCTGAGAGGAACCATTTAACATGGAATGTAATGATATCAGGATTAGCACAAAATGGATTTGGGGAAGAGGGTTTGAAGTTGTTTAACCAGATGAAATCAGAGGGTTTTCAGCCATGTGATTATGCATTTGCTGGAGCAATCAGTTCTTGTTCCATGTTAGGAGCACTAGAAAATGGACGTCAACTCCATGCTCAACTTGTTCGTTTGGGGCTTGATTCAAGTCTCTCGGCTGGAAATGCATTGATTACAATGTATGCAAGGTGCGGTGTTGTGGAAGCTTCCAATCTACTTTTCCTTACTATGCCTTATTTGGATTCAGTCTCTTGGAATGCCATGATTGCAGCTCTAGGCCAGCATGGGCATGGTATTCAGGCATTAGAACTTTTCGAGCAGATGTTGGAGGCAGGCATATCACCTGATCGGATTACTTTCCTAACAATCCTATCTGCATGTAGCCATGCAGGTCTAGTCAAAGAAAgccaatattattttaatttaatggatAGGCTTTATGGAATAACCCCAGGTGAAGATCATTATGCCCGTCTTGTTGATGTGCTTTGTCGAGCTGGAAAGTTCCTAGAAGCAAATGATGTGATTTCATCAATGCCTTTTGAGCCGGGCGCGGCAGTTTGGGAGGCTCTTTTGGCTGGGTGTCGGACTCATGGAAATGTAGATTTGGGGATTCAAGCCGCAGAACGACTCATTGAACTGATACCACATCATGACGGAAGCTACGTGCTTTTGTCTAATATGTATGCTACTGCTGGGCGGTGGAATGATGCCGCAAACGCACGAAAACTAATGAGAGATAGAGGAGTACGCAAGGAACCTGGGTGTAGTTGGGTAGAGGTCGAGAACAAAGTCCATGTTTTCTTGGTTGATGACACAGTGCACCCTGAGGTGCAAGCAGTGTACAGTTATCTTAACAAACTGGTGCCGGAAATGAAAAGATTAGGTTATGTTCCGGACACAAAGTTTGTGTTACATGATATAGAGTCTGATCAGAAAGAACGTGTCTTGTCTGCTCACAGCGAGAAGCTTGCCGTAGCTTTCGCACTAATGAGGCTTCCTCGTGGAGCCACGGTCAGGGTATTTAAGAACCTTAGGATCTGTGGAGACTGCCATAATGCATTCAAGTTTATGTCAAAAGTGGTGGGAAGAGAAATTGTTGTAAGAGATGCAAAGAGGTTTCATCATTTTAGAGATTCCCAGTGCTCTTGTGGTGATTACTGGTAG
- the LOC105792721 gene encoding uncharacterized protein LOC105792721, translated as MSSKEKPTLGGTRIKTRKRNIAAPLDPAAFADAVVQIYLDNAGDLELVAKNLESSDLNFSRYGDTFFEVVFTGGRTQPGTIKPDEGERHPYSVIECEAKREAILPSVIYIQKILRRRPFLIKNLENVMRRFLQSLELFEDNERKKLAIFTALAFSQKLSGLPPETVFQPLLKDNLVVKGLVLSFITDFFKEYLVDNSLDDLISILKRGKMEDNLLDFFPSAKRSPEGFSEHFTKEGLVPLVEYNEKKIFEVKLKEMKSALTTQIAEESDISEVIENVKQRVKDAKLPDNEVVRILWDVIMDAVQWSGKNQQQNANSALRQVKTWAKLLNSFCSSGKLELELMYKVQMQCYEDAKLMKLFPEIVKSLYDQDVLAEDTILYWFRKGSNPKGRQTFVKALEPFVNWLEEAEEEE; from the exons Atgag CTCGAAGGAGAAACCCACTCTcgg TGGTACGCGGATTAAGACCCGCAAACGGAATATTGCTGCGCCTCTGGACCCTGCAGCATTTGCTGATGCAGTTGTCCAGATCTATTTGGATAATGCTGGTGATCTG GAACTTGTTGCCAAGAACCTTGAATCTTCTGATCTTAACTTCTCAAGATACGGTGACACTTTCTTTGAG GTTGTTTTCACCGGGGGCCGCACACAACCAGGCACAATCAAACCTGATGAGGGGGAGCGCCACCCTTACTCTGTAATAGAGTGTGAGGCTAAACGTGAAGCCATTTTGCCATCTGTGATCTACATACAGAAAATCTTGCGTCGAAGGCCTTTTCTGATAAAGAATCTTGAAAATGTTATGCGAAGATTCTTGCAGTCCTTGGAGCTGTTTGAGGACAATGAAAGGAAGAAGCTTGCAATTTTCACAGCACTTGCTTTTTCCCAGAAGCTATCAGGGCTGCCACCTGAGACTGTGTTCCAGCCACTGCTCAAGGACAATCTTGTGGTCAAAGGGCTAGTTCTTTCATTCATAACAGACTTCTTCAAGGAGTATCTGGTGGATAATAGCCTTGACGATTTAATTTCAATTCTGAAGCGAGGGAAAATGGAGGACAATCTCCTGGACTTCTTTCCATCTGCAAAGCGATCCCCTGAAGGTTTCTCTGAACATTTCAC CAAGGAAGGGTTGGTGCCCTTGGTTGAATacaatgagaaaaaaatatttgaggTAAAACTTAAGGAAATGAAGTCTGCTTTGACAACCCAGATAGCAGAAGAATCTGATATATCTGAAGTCATTGAGAATGTCAAACAACGTGTTAAGGATGCTAAATTACCTGATAATGAGGTTGTACGAATTCTTTGGGATGTAATAATGGATGCTGTTCAGTGGTCTGGAAAGAACCAGCAGCAGAATGCCAATTCAGCTTTACGACAG GTCAAAACATGGGCAAAGCTGTTAAATTCGTTCTGCAGCAGTGGAAAACTTGAACTGGAGCTTATGTATAAGGTTCAGATGCAATGCTATGAGGATGCGAAATTGATGAAGCTATTCCCGGAGATTGTGAAGTCTCTCTATGACCAGGATGTCCTTGCGGAAGACACGATTCTTTACTGGTTCCGCAAAGGATCAAACCCAAAGGGCAG GCAAACCTTCGTGAAGGCCCTGGAGCCCTTCGTGAATTGGCTGGAGGAAGCCGAAGAAGAGGAATAA
- the LOC105792709 gene encoding histidine--tRNA ligase, cytoplasmic produces the protein MSSLLESCKLMDQSSSALSTVAIASAALSCEAARANLSAFDLTDSGDGSVSKEDIGVSSDIKVLLNGSKLAVSSNKGDDKVNTDSFSKIPVVYGNVREAVKSLHSVIRVVSNSGEKLGGKVLHLCFELRNLGEGSLERVRSNLGSVGVEGLKGIFEKECLSEESLRNGVKLAVEAGLEKDYVKLVKDVELVLGIVWKIVSWEAVTAFFVLEGVEFLNEKSGGKGGEFDGGNVKAEKKKKRKVLLGKGTSVIVEMIKDRLMSKGEGLEKIVEEFLSFLDPKSADFDGLLKKVKEILESNESRRIPKTPKGTRDFAKEQMTIRKKAFSIITKVFERHCATALDTPAFELKETLTGKYGEDSKLIYDLADQGGELCSLRYDLTVPFSRYVAMNGLTSFKRYHIDKVWRRDNPSKGRYREFYQCDFDIAGQYEKMGPDFEVVRILSEVLNALNIGDYEIKLNHRKLLDGVLEICGVPPAKFRTICSSIDKLDKQSFEQVKKEMVEEKGLSVETADKIGTFVKIRGPPLELLSKIMGGTEGSELLKHNASKEALGDLSILFDALYKSRCIDKVVFDLSLARGLDYYTGVIFEAAFKGGVQVGSIGAGGRYDNLIGNFGTKQVPAVGMSLGIERVLTIMEEKAQNQAVRATETQVLVAVLGDKLAVAAELVSELWDVDIKAEYKVHKKVMKHIEYAIDSKVPWMVIVGERELNEGIVKLKNIETTNEEVIPRSNLVGELQQRLKLNP, from the exons AGCTCTATCCACCGTCGCCATAGCATCTGCCGCCCTCTCCTGCGAGGCCGCAAGGGCTAACTTATCAGCTTTCGACTTGACCGATTCCGGCGACGGATCCGTTTCCAAAGAAGACATCGGGGTTTCTAGCGACATCAAAGTCTTACTTAACGGTTCCAAATTGGCAGTGAGTTCTAATAAAGGTGATGATAAAGTTAACACAGACTCGTTTTCTAAGATCCCTGTTGTTTATGGAAATGTGAGGGAAGCTGTCAAGAGCTTGCATTCTGTTATTCGTGTGGTTTCGAATTCGGGCGAGAAGTTAGGGGGAAAAGTACTGCATTTGTGCTTTGAATTGAGGAATTTAGGGGAGGGCAGTTTGGAAAGAGTGAGATCGAATTTGGGTTCAGTTGGTGTTGAGGGTTTAAAGGGTATTTTTGAAAAGGAGTGTTTAAGTGAGGAAAGTTTGAGAAATGGAGTAAAATTGGCTGTGGAAGCTGGGCTGGAGAAAGATTATGTGAAGTTGGTGAAGGATGTGGAGTTGGTTTTGGGGATTGTATGGAAAATTGTTTCTTGGGAGGCTGTCACCGCGTTTTTCGTGCTTGAAGGTGTTGAGTTTTTGAATGAGAAGAGTGGTGGAAAAGGAGGAGAGTTTGATGGAGGGAATGTGAAAgcggaaaagaagaaaaaaaggaaggtTTTGCTTGGGAAGGGAACTAGTGTTATTGTGGAGATGATAAAGGATAGGTTGATGAGTAAGGGAGAGGGTTTAGAGAAAATAGTTGaggaatttttatcatttttagatcCAAAAAGTGCAGATTTTGATGGGTTGTTGAAGAAGGTGAAGGAGATTTTGGAGAGCAATGAAAGTAGAAGGATCCCCAAGACCCCTAAG GGTACTCGGGATTTTGCGAAAGAGCAAATGACAATAAGAAAGAAGGCCTTTTCTATTATAACAAAGGTTTTTGAGAGGCATTGTGCCACTGCCCTGGATACTCCTGCTTTCGAATTGAAGGAGACTCTTACCGGAAAATATGGGGAGGATTCAAAATTGATTTATGATCTTGCAGACCAG GGTGGAGAGCTTTGTTCTCTACGATATGATTTAACTGTTCCATTTTCTCGGTATGTGGCGATGAATGGTCTCACATCATTTAAAAGATACCACATAGATAAAGTTTGGAGAAGGGATAACCCATCTAAAGGGAGATATAGAGAATTTTATCAATGTGATTTTGATATTGCTGGTCAATATGAAAAGATGGGACCTGACTTTGAGGTTGTAAGAATTTTGTCTGAAGTACTCAATGCACTAAACATTGGAGATTATGAG ATAAAATTGAACCACCGAAAGTTACTTGATGGAGTGCTGGAAATCTGCGGTGTGCCACCAGCAAAATTTAGAACTATTTGTTCAAGTATTGACAAGCTAGACAAACAATCCTTTGAACAGGTTAAAAAGGAAATG GTGGAAGAGAAGGGGTTATCTGTTGAGACAGCTGATAAAATTGGCACTTTTGTGAAGATAAGAGGACCTCCTCTGGAATTATTGTCAAAGATTATGGGAGGAACTGAGGGTAGTGAGCTTCTTAAACACAATGCTTCCAAAGAAGCATTAGGTGACTTGTCCATTTTATTTGATGCTTTGTATAAATCAAGGTGCATAGACAAAGTGGTTTTCGATTTGAGTCTCGCCAGAGGTCTTGATTATTATACTGGTGTCATATTTGAAGCTGCTTTTAAAGGAGGTGTGCAG GTTGGTTCAATTGGTGCTGGTGGGCGTTATGACAATCTGATCGGGAATTTTGGCACAAAGCAGGTTCCGGCCGTTGGCATGAGTCTTGGAATCGAACGAGTGTTGACCATAATGGAAGAGAAAGCACAGAACCAG GCAGTCCGAGCCACTGAAACCCAAGTTTTGGTTGCTGTCCTGGGGGATAAACTCGCTGTAGCTGCAGAACTGGTCAGTGAGCTTTGGGACGTAGACATCAAAGCAGAATACAAGGTTCATAAAAAGGTGATGAAGCACATCGAATATGCCATAGACTCAAAGGTCCCTTGGATGGTGATCGTGGGCGAGCGAGAGCTAAATGAAGGGATcgtaaaattgaaaaacatcGAAACCACCAACGAGGAAGTGATTCCTAGAAGTAATCTTGTTGGTGAACTACAGCAACGATTGAAGTTGAACCCATGA
- the LOC105792707 gene encoding pentatricopeptide repeat-containing protein At1g25360 isoform X1: MKGSDFIRTVANRYASQLQLCYPQTLASFSLAKTIHSHMITFGFHPRGHLLNRLIDVYSKSSKIIYARHLFDQIPEPDIASRTSLLLAYSLSGDVKTAQKMFEETPLSIRDSVFYNAMITGYSRNEDGNSCIELFRQMLLDEFRPDEFTFTTVLGGLARVFNKVMQCKQLHGLVLKTGTGFFTSVLNALVSVYVNCGLMFEARKLFDEIDTKDELSWTTIVTGYVRNDELDAARELVDGMSEKLAVAWNAMISGYVHCNRYDEAVDMFRKMYFMGIKIDEFAYTSVISCCANAGLFYLGKQVHCYVLRTEAKPTLDFSLPVNNALITLYCKCDKVDWARRIFDNMPVRDIVSWNAILSGYVNAGRIDEGRLFFSKMPERNHLTWNVMISGLAQNGFGEEGLKLFNQMKSEGFQPCDYAFAGAISSCSMLGALENGRQLHAQLVRLGLDSSLSAGNALITMYARCGVVEASNLLFLTMPYLDSVSWNAMIAALGQHGHGIQALELFEQMLEAGISPDRITFLTILSACSHAGLVKESQYYFNLMDRLYGITPGEDHYARLVDVLCRAGKFLEANDVISSMPFEPGAAVWEALLAGCRTHGNVDLGIQAAERLIELIPHHDGSYVLLSNMYATAGRWNDAANARKLMRDRGVRKEPGCSWVEVENKVHVFLVDDTVHPEVQAVYSYLNKLVPEMKRLGYVPDTKFVLHDIESDQKERVLSAHSEKLAVAFALMRLPRGATVRVFKNLRICGDCHNAFKFMSKVVGREIVVRDAKRFHHFRDSQCSCGDYW, encoded by the coding sequence ATGAAGGGTTCCGATTTTATACGTACTGTAGCTAACCGTTACGCTTCTCAACTGCAACTATGTTACCCCCAAACTTTGGCCTCTTTTTCCTTagccaaaaccatccactctcaCATGATAACTTTTGGTTTCCACCCACGTGGCCACCTTCTCAACCGTCTCATTGATGTTTATAGTAAATCATCAAAGATTATCTATGCTCGCCACCTGTTCGATCAAATTCCTGAACCGGATATAGCTTCAAGAACATCTTTGCTTTTAGCTTATTCTTTATCAGGTGACGTTAAAACAGCGCAGAAAATGTTCGAAGAAACTCCTTTGAGCATCCGAGACAGTGTTTTCTACAACGCGATGATCACAGGCTATTCGCGCAATGAAGATGGTAATTCTTGTATTGAACTGTTTCGCCAGATGTTACTTGATGAATTTAGGCCCGATGAGTTTACTTTCACTACTGTTTTAGGTGGATTGGCTCGTGTTTTCAATAAAGTAATGCAATGTAAGCAATTGCATGGCTTAGTTTTGAAGACGGGTACAGGGTTTTTTACTTCGGTTTTAAATGCACTTGTTTCTGTTTATGTTAACTGTGGACTAATGTTTGAAGCTAGGAAGTTATTTGATGAGATAGATACGAAAGATGAGTTGTCATGGACAACGATTGTTACAGGGTATGTCAGGAATGATGAACTTGATGCAGCTAGAGAGTTGGTTGATGGGATGAGTGAAAAGTTGGCAGTTGCTTGGAATGCTATGATTTCAGGGTACGTACATTGCAATCGTTATGACGAAGCAGTAGATATGTTTAGGAAAATGTATTTTATGGGAattaaaattgatgaatttgCATATACCAGTGTTATTAGTTGTTGTGCTAATGCTGGATTATTTTATCTTGGGAAGCAAGTACATTGTTACGTTTTGAGGACAGAGGCTAAGCCTACCCTTGATTTTTCGTTGCCTGTGAATAATGCATTAATTACATTGTATTGTAAATGTGATAAAGTGGATTGGGCACGGCGGATTTTTGATAACATGCCTGTAAGAGACATTGTTTCGTGGAATGCAATCTTATCTGGCTATGTGAATGCCGGTCGTATTGATGAAGGCAGGTTGTTCTTCAGTAAGATGCCTGAGAGGAACCATTTAACATGGAATGTAATGATATCAGGATTAGCACAAAATGGATTTGGGGAAGAGGGTTTGAAGTTGTTTAACCAGATGAAATCAGAGGGTTTTCAGCCATGTGATTATGCATTTGCTGGAGCAATCAGTTCTTGTTCCATGTTAGGAGCACTAGAAAATGGACGTCAACTCCATGCTCAACTTGTTCGTTTGGGGCTTGATTCAAGTCTCTCGGCTGGAAATGCATTGATTACAATGTATGCAAGGTGCGGTGTTGTGGAAGCTTCCAATCTACTTTTCCTTACTATGCCTTATTTGGATTCAGTCTCTTGGAATGCCATGATTGCAGCTCTAGGCCAGCATGGGCATGGTATTCAGGCATTAGAACTTTTCGAGCAGATGTTGGAGGCAGGCATATCACCTGATCGGATTACTTTCCTAACAATCCTATCTGCATGTAGCCATGCAGGTCTAGTCAAAGAAAgccaatattattttaatttaatggatAGGCTTTATGGAATAACCCCAGGTGAAGATCATTATGCCCGTCTTGTTGATGTGCTTTGTCGAGCTGGAAAGTTCCTAGAAGCAAATGATGTGATTTCATCAATGCCTTTTGAGCCGGGCGCGGCAGTTTGGGAGGCTCTTTTGGCTGGGTGTCGGACTCATGGAAATGTAGATTTGGGGATTCAAGCCGCAGAACGACTCATTGAACTGATACCACATCATGACGGAAGCTACGTGCTTTTGTCTAATATGTATGCTACTGCTGGGCGGTGGAATGATGCCGCAAACGCACGAAAACTAATGAGAGATAGAGGAGTACGCAAGGAACCTGGGTGTAGTTGGGTAGAGGTCGAGAACAAAGTCCATGTTTTCTTGGTTGATGACACAGTGCACCCTGAGGTGCAAGCAGTGTACAGTTATCTTAACAAACTGGTGCCGGAAATGAAAAGATTAGGTTATGTTCCGGACACAAAGTTTGTGTTACATGATATAGAGTCTGATCAGAAAGAACGTGTCTTGTCTGCTCACAGCGAGAAGCTTGCCGTAGCTTTCGCACTAATGAGGCTTCCTCGTGGAGCCACGGTCAGGGTATTTAAGAACCTTAGGATCTGTGGAGACTGCCATAATGCATTCAAGTTTATGTCAAAAGTGGTGGGAAGAGAAATTGTTGTAAGAGATGCAAAGAGGTTTCATCATTTTAGAGATTCCCAGTGCTCTTGTGGTGATTACTGGTAG